GCGGTCGCTGGCGCGATCCTTGACCCCGATCAGAATCGCGGGTCGATGATCAATGCGTCGAGTTTGTGGAAATGGTAGGAGTTTGCGTAGCGCGGCGGTTTTGCCAGCCGCATCTTCGGCATATGGGCAAAGAGCGCGGGCAGGGCGATTTGCAACTCGAGTCGGGCCAGCGGCGCACCAACGCAAAAAAATGCAGCCCGCCGCCAAAAGCCGCATGCGGTTTGGCGGGGCGCGCCGGGTCAAAGTGATGCGGCGCGTCATACACCCCAGGATCGCGCCCCGCGGCTCCAAGGATCAGGGCGATTTCGGCACCTTTGGGCAGGGTAACATCGCCCAGCAGGATCTCCTCATAGGCAAAGCGCGAGAACATATGCAGGGGAGGATCAAAACGCAGCAGTTCTTCAACTGTTGTGGCAATGTGATCCGGGGCAAGGGCACTGGCCGGGGTCTTGTGTTCCAGCAGGCATTTCACCGCATTGCCAAGGCTGTGGACCGTTGCCTCATGACCGGCGTTCAGCAGCAGGATGCAAGTGCCGATCAATTCATCCGTGGAGAGTTTGTCGCCGTTTTCCTCAGCGGCGATCAGCTGTGTGATCAGGTCGTCACGTGGATCCGCGCGGCGCTTGTCGATGTAACGGGTCAGAAAATCGGTGAAATCGGCGCTGGCCTGATTGGCAGCGTCTTCGATGTCGCGGGTACGGCCTGCCTGATACATGGCGACCATGGCGTTTGACCAGCGTAGCAGATCATCCGACATCTCTTCGGGCACGCCCAACAGCCGTGCAATGATGCGCACCGGCAATTGGGTGCAAAAGGCGGGGATCAGATCAAAGGGCGCGCTTGGCAGAGCGGTCAGCAATTCTGCGGTGACGGCCTCGATATCCGGCCTCAGCTCACGGATGCGCCGCGAGGTGAAAGCCCGCAGCACCAGTGACCGCAGCCGGGTGTGGCGCGGCGGTTCCATATCGAGCATGGAATTGGCTTCTGTTTTTGCCCAGTCGCGCAAATGATCCGGCACCGGTTGAACCAGATCTTTGGGTCTTTCGCGGCCCAACCGGCGGTCGCGCAGCAGGGCCTGCACGGTGGCGGCGTCAAAGGTTGCATAGATGGCGTAGTCTGACCAATAGACCACCGGACCCAGCGCACGGGCATGGTCATAAGTCACATAGGGGTTTTGGATAAATTCGGGATCAAGTGGGGATTGCGACAGGGCTTTCATAGTGCATCCAAACCGCAGAGGACTGGCCAAGGCAAGACGGCATGTGCAAACTAACACTATGAAACATGGGATTGGACATCGGGCGCTTTTGGTGCTGGCCTTTTCGGGGATCGTACTGATCCTGACGGCTGGGGTGTGGCGCTACGCCTATCAGCAGGGGCTGGACCAATTGGCCGCGCGAGGGCAGGCGGATCTGGCCCTCGCGGGCGACAGGCTGGTTGGGCAATTGCAACGCTATCGTGATCTGGCGGTGCTGATGGCTGATCATCCGGTGATCAGCATTGCAGCACGCTATGGGGTGACAGAGGGCACGCGTGATGTGCTGGTGGGAGCCGCGGATAAGTCGGCAGCGCTGGATATTCTGGTCTTATCGGCGCAGGGGCGGGTGATGGCCTCTGTCTCTGGGAAACATCCGGCGGAGTTGGGTGCATATCCTTTTGTCACAAGGGCGTTGCGTGGTGCTCTGGGCTGGGGCCACGGACCGGCGGAACCGCTGACCCAGCGGGCCTTTTTCCATGCGGCCCCGATTTTCAACGATGCCGGGCGGGTGCAGGGGGCGGTGGTTGTTGTGACCGACCTGAATGGCATTGACTACAATTGGCGCGGCACCAATCCGGCCGCGTTTTTCACCGATGCAGCGGGAGAGGTCTATATTGCAAACCGCACCGAGCTGTTGTTCTGGAAACGTCCGGCGGGGACCGCAGGGCTGATCCCGCCCAAAGGCAACGCGCCGCCGTTCAGCGCGCAGATGGTCGGCCCGCATGAGATCTGGCATCTGGGCTGGGGGCCTTATCTTCCGCAAGAGGCTCTGCATTTGACACAGGACCTGCCGGTGATCGGGTTGACAGGGGAGGTCCTGTTGGATGTGGCACAGACCCGCGCCTTTGCTTTTGCTCAGGCGGCGGCATTGGCGGCCCTGTGTCTGGCTTTTGGATCGTTGTTGTTTCTTGCTTCCGAGCGGCGGCGCACGCTGGCGGCGGCGAATGTGCAGCTGGAGGCGCGGGTGGCCAAACGCACGGTGGCCTTGCGTGAAACCAACGAGAAACTGGTGGCAGAGGCTGCTGTGCGCGAGGCCGCTCAGGTGGCATTGCGACAGGCGCAGGATGATCTGGTGCAGGCGGGCAAGTTAAGCGCCCTGGGCCAGATGTCGGCGGGCATCAGTCACGAGTTGAACCAACCCTTGATGGCGATCCGGTCTTTTGCTGAAAACGCGGTACAGTTTTTGGAGCGTGGCAAAGCAGAGCGGGTGGGCGAGAACCTGACCCGGATTTCCGAGATGAGCCAGCGGATGGCGCGGATCATCCAGAACCTGCGCGCTTTCGCCCGTCAGGAGCATATCGCACCGGATCGGGTGAACCTGCAAAAAGTGTTGCAATCGGCGCTGGATCTGACGCAAAGCCATCGCGAGGCGGCAGGGGTCACATTGGAATGGGACGCCACGGGCCGTGACATATGGGTGCGCGGTGGCGAGGTGCGGTTGGGGCAGGTGTTTGTGAATCTGATCACCAATGCGGTGGATGCAATGGCCGGTCGCACCGAACGCAGATTGCAGGTAGAGGCGCGACGTCAGGGGGATGTGGTGAGCGTTGAGTTTCGCGATACCGGGCCGGGAATTGAAATGCCGGATAAGGTTTTTGATCCGTTCTACACCACCAAGGAGGTGGATCAGAGCAGTGGCATGGGGCTGGGGCTGTCGATCAGCTATGGTATTGTGCAAAGTTTCGGTGGGCAGATCCGCGGGGCCAATCAGGACAGCGGAGGGGCTGTGTTTACAGTGACACTTGAGGCAACAGCGGCCAAGGAACTGGCCGCATGAAGGGGCGCGTATTACTGGTTGATGACGATGCCGCCGTGCGCGAGGCGCTGGCCC
This DNA window, taken from Sulfitobacter pacificus, encodes the following:
- a CDS encoding sensor histidine kinase, with the translated sequence MQTNTMKHGIGHRALLVLAFSGIVLILTAGVWRYAYQQGLDQLAARGQADLALAGDRLVGQLQRYRDLAVLMADHPVISIAARYGVTEGTRDVLVGAADKSAALDILVLSAQGRVMASVSGKHPAELGAYPFVTRALRGALGWGHGPAEPLTQRAFFHAAPIFNDAGRVQGAVVVVTDLNGIDYNWRGTNPAAFFTDAAGEVYIANRTELLFWKRPAGTAGLIPPKGNAPPFSAQMVGPHEIWHLGWGPYLPQEALHLTQDLPVIGLTGEVLLDVAQTRAFAFAQAAALAALCLAFGSLLFLASERRRTLAAANVQLEARVAKRTVALRETNEKLVAEAAVREAAQVALRQAQDDLVQAGKLSALGQMSAGISHELNQPLMAIRSFAENAVQFLERGKAERVGENLTRISEMSQRMARIIQNLRAFARQEHIAPDRVNLQKVLQSALDLTQSHREAAGVTLEWDATGRDIWVRGGEVRLGQVFVNLITNAVDAMAGRTERRLQVEARRQGDVVSVEFRDTGPGIEMPDKVFDPFYTTKEVDQSSGMGLGLSISYGIVQSFGGQIRGANQDSGGAVFTVTLEATAAKELAA